In Patagioenas fasciata isolate bPatFas1 chromosome 35, bPatFas1.hap1, whole genome shotgun sequence, the genomic stretch CAGCAGGTCCTGTGGGTCCCACGGCAGATCGGTGAcgtcccgctgtccccgctgtccccgctgtccccgctgtgtgTCCCTAGATGTCCCCGTGGCGGTCCCGGTACCGCGCCAGCGTCCCGCGCAGCCGGGCCAGGTCCCCGCGCGCGGCCGCCACCTCGGAGCGCAGCGCCGCGTTCTCGCGCTCCAGCAGCGCCGCGCGCGCCGCCAGCTGGTTCTCCTTGAGCCGCCGCAGCTCCCGCGAGCGCCGCGCCGCCGCGTTGTTCCGGGAGCGCCGCGACCAGTACTGCgcgtcctggggacacggggacgcgtcagggacatgggggacacattagggacatgggggacacgttagggacatgggggacatcagAGACACgtcagggacacggggacacagggacccgcGTTGTTCCGGGAGCGCCGCGACCAGTACTGCgcgtcctggggacacggggacgcgtcagggacatgggggacacgtcagggacatgggggacacgttagggacattggggacacgttagggacatgggggacacgttAGGGACACAGGGACCCGCGTTGTTCCGGGAGCGCCGCGACCAGTGCTGCgtgtc encodes the following:
- the LOC136114288 gene encoding hepatic leukemia factor; amino-acid sequence: MARKARKVLVPEEQKDAQYWSRRSRNNAAARRSRELRRLKENQLAARAALLERENAALRSEVAAARGDLARLRGTLARYRDRHGDI